Part of the Citrus sinensis cultivar Valencia sweet orange chromosome 2, DVS_A1.0, whole genome shotgun sequence genome, CATTCTACGCCGCTTGTACCGTCGGCGGGATCCTCAGCTGCGGTCTCACTCACACGGCCGTCACTCCTCTTGACCTCGTCAAGTGCAATATGCAGGTCCTTTCAATTACAGATCTGTCTCTTTTGACGTCGTTTTGACCTTATTTTGATCGTTTTAGTGTTTAGAGTTGGTCTGAGATTAGATCTGTGTAAATTGCAGTATTTACGTGTTATATAGATTTGTTTTGCTAAACTTCTCCTTAGATTGGATCggcgatttttttttttcaattttcttttacaatcatgatcattttttttatggttgGATCTACAactttttgcttctttttttttttttgaaatatttattatgttaatagTAGAAGTGTTTCTTTTCTGCTTTGTAAAATCCTCTGCATAGTTGATACTTTGCTTCTTAGTATAACCAAGAAATGAACAAACATCTAACGCCATAGCTCATGTACCTATGCTCCTGTTTGATGTAACAGTGTTCATTTCTTGGTTTTATGGTTATTGCATATTATGTCTCTGGACAATTATGTGTcctattaattataatgtgCAGGAGGATATAAACTAACATTGAGATTGTTGTTTATTTCAGATTGATCCTGTTAAGTATAAAAGCATATCATCTGGTTTTGGAGTTTTGCTCAAGGAACAGGGAATCAGGGGCTTCTTCAGGGGATGGGTACCTACCTTGCTTGGTTACAGCGCCCAAGGTGCTTGCAAGTTTGGATTCTACGAGTTCTTCAAGAAGTACTACTCTGACATTGCTGGTCCAGAGTATGCTGCTAAGTACAAGACTTTAATCTACCTTGCTGGCTCTGCTTCTGCTGAGTTCATTGCTGATGTTGCTCTTTGCCCCTTTGAGGCCGTGAAGGTCCGTGTTCAGACTCAGCCTGGTTTTGCCAGAGGTTTGGGTGATGGACTTCCCAAGTTTGTTAAATCTGAGGGCGCTCTTGGGTATGTTATTTAATACTTTTCCTTTGTTTTCCTGGCAATACACGTTATTGTGTGCAGGAAGATGTTGTCTCTAACTTATTCTCTTGAATTATTGCAGTTTGTACAAGGGTATTGTTCCTCTTTGGGGGCGTCAGATTCCATGTAAGTTGGTGGTTTTACTTTGCTAAATTATTGCTCTTGTCATATAGTTATTCTTTGATGGCTTTTCCTTATGCCTAGATGTATGGAATTTGATTGCTTCTTCATTGCATGTTCTTGCTgttttttacactttttttgATGGAGTGACTgcatttttcttgatttaacTTTCGTGCTTTTGAAGACATAATTTAACGTTTTAAGCACGGTAAGTATTGCTTGAATCATTGGCGTAGTTATTTGTTGAGTTTTCAGAGAACAAGGACTACCACAATCACTTTGCTTTGACATGCATATTATGCTACTTGTGTTTCTTTCTGCATTTAACTGTTTTTCACAACCTGAGGTCATTGGTTCATGTTCATTCTCTCTAATTTCAGGATCTCTTACCTTTGAGTTATTTCTTTTGCTGTCTTGGATTTTACCCGATGTTTGATATTCTTGCTTCCTTATTTGCTTCCCATAGTTGAAAAGCCTTCTACTGTTCTTCCATTCTTTTTTGCATCATTCAGTTTAGAATTCACATTGATGCTACTTTTCACCTTGATCGGCATGAATTTAACTGTTTTCTCAATATATGGGCTTTCCTAAACCCTGCACCATAGTTGCTACTGAGGGCAAAGTGTTTTTAACAGAGAAAGATGCCTTTCCTTGCAGATACTATGATGAAGTTTGCTTCTTTTGAAACCATTGTTGAGATGATCTACAAGCATGCAGTTCCCACACCAAAGGACCAGTGCAGCAAACCTCTGCAGCTTGGAATTAGTTTTGCTGGTGGTTATGTGGCTGGTGTTTTCTGTGCTATTGTGTCGCATCCTGCTGACAATCTTGTCTCTTTCCTTAACAATGCCAAAGGAGCAACTGTTGGTGATGTGAGTGCTATACCTTGACTTGATATTATAAAAGCTAAACTGTTGCACTAAGGCTATTCTTTGTTTTAAACCCATTTTCTGGTTTTGTAGGCTGTGAAGAAGCTAGGTTTGTGGGGTCTGTTTACCCGTGGGCTTCCTCT contains:
- the LOC102618869 gene encoding mitochondrial phosphate carrier protein 3, mitochondrial is translated as MALTESYRKNSLIPSYLYSSQTSFPSTAAFNGAAAAATSPATPSTARRSFVVAAPSEPGKIEMYSPAFYAACTVGGILSCGLTHTAVTPLDLVKCNMQIDPVKYKSISSGFGVLLKEQGIRGFFRGWVPTLLGYSAQGACKFGFYEFFKKYYSDIAGPEYAAKYKTLIYLAGSASAEFIADVALCPFEAVKVRVQTQPGFARGLGDGLPKFVKSEGALGLYKGIVPLWGRQIPYTMMKFASFETIVEMIYKHAVPTPKDQCSKPLQLGISFAGGYVAGVFCAIVSHPADNLVSFLNNAKGATVGDAVKKLGLWGLFTRGLPLRIVMIGTLTGAQWGIYDAFKVFVGLPTTGGVAPVAPAPAAAELAKV